TGGTCTTGAAAGGATGGGAAAGCGGTACAGCAGTACTCTCAGGACCGTGTTCAGTCAACTATCCTCCGCCCGAAGAATGGTCAAATTGCAAATCACCATGATGATATTATCGACAATTATGAGGGGCTTGAATACGATGACCTTGACTCAGAAGACGAAAACTCAGAAGCTGTGACCCGAAATATCTTTACATGGCTTCGCGGCGAAGATGGATTGCCCATTGCGGAGAGACCGATCCGCGAACACGAGTGGATTGATAACCTAGACTCGGACGATGATAGTCTAATCGAGGGGGATGTCCGCTCAACAGTGGGGGGAAACTTTCATGGGTGGATAGCGAGGGTATCAACCCAAAGATCAAACTCAATCTGAGAGAATCTCGGGGGTGGGTTGTGTTCAAGTAGCGAGATTTGGATCCTCTTCTGGGGCATGAGGTGTCTGATGTGAACGGTTTTTTCATCGGAAGCATGTTCTATTCCACCAATTACTCAAATCGATACTATGTCTGATACCTTCTCTATCTGATAAAAAGGTGATGACAGACTGAATAATATGTCAGCATTCTAGACCATCGACGCATGTTCTACCCTGGGCGCTACAAGGGATCCGGAAAGTACGGAGAACTGTGGCCCGGGCACTGGAGAGAAGGATGAGCCTATCATCTGTCAGTAAAGATGGGAACGGACATGGCAGCATCATCTCGGGTTCGCAACGGACACCGAATACCTATCACAAAAAGTCTTATCACCATATGGCCACAGGCATCTCCCGAGCATCCCAAAAGAGGCGGTCATGATAGAAGACCTGTTATATCGTGAGACTGAGGGTCCTCCTAGCCCCCTCTGGGTAAAAGGACGCAATTCCTGAAACCTTAACCCCAGCGGTCAAAGTCCGGGGTCCGATGAACAAAGATCCCTGCAACGGTCGACGCTTCCAGGGGCGCATAACAAGCATATTCAACCGCCACGCTACTCCCAATTGGGGCGATATAGCCGCCAGGCACGAACTCCTGCAAGTGGTCTGCAATGCTTGAGGTTCTGGCCTCATTCTCTGCCAATAGTTCTTGAACGTTCGTAAAGGCAAGGTTGTTGTAGCTTGCTGATCATCCGTGGTTGAACCCCGCTGCGGAGAGCAAGGACCAGTTCACGATCGATACTTATAGATGCTTTTCCCACGTCGAGAAGGCAGAGATGTTTCTCCAAGGCCGCATCTCTTCTATTGCCCATCGTTGGTACGCCCTCTGCCATGGCCCGTGgtcttgtctctctttgTGTTGGCGCCTTATTGGCTGCCTTGAACCCCGTTGCGGGAGCTTCAACCGCTGCACTGCCCGCCGACCTTGTTTTTCGAAATGGAAGCATCTACACCATGGGCTCTTGTGATACCCCGGTATCGGCATTAGCTATCCATGGCGGCAAGATCACTTATGTCGGAGCTGAAAATAAGATCAAGAACTACATTGgaaagaagaccaaggttgTAGATCTTGAGGGCCGCATGGCTATGCCTGGACTGGTTGATTCGCACATGCATCTCCTTTCTGGCGGTCTATTCCTTCTTAAGTGCGACCTTAGCTACCAGACTCTGCCCATCGAGGATGTCATCAAGCACATTCAAGGATGCCTTGATGGTGAGACCGACAAGACCGACGATGACTGGCTTGAAGTTGTCAACATGGACTACGCCGGTCTCGTTGATAAGAGTGGCACCGTGGGTAAGGCTCAGCTCGAtaagctcaacaccaagcgcCCCATCATAGTCCGCTCCAGCGACTACCACACCGTCATTGCCAACTCACGAGCGCTGGACCTTTCCAAGATCGATGCCAGCACGAAGGATCCCTCTAATGGCAAGATCGTCCGCCTTCCTGGCAGCAACGAGCCATCTGGTGTCCTTCAGGATGATGCATACAACCTCCTGGTCGGACCGCCTCCCGCcacagaggaggagaatcTTGAAGCTGGCCGTGCTGCTCTCAAGCTCCTGCGTGAGGCCGGCATCACCACCTTCCAAGATGCCGCCGCAACCAAGGAGCATCACACGGTATTCAGTgccctcaagaaggagggaaACCTCACATCGCGAGCCTACTTTGACTGGCGAATTGAGGCCCCAAAGACTCTCGACGATGTGCCCGCTCTTGTGAAAGAAGTTGTGGCCCTCTTCAAGGAATACCACGACTCTACCACCATCGGACCCAAGCCCACCACCAAGTGGCAGGCTATCAAGGCATTCATTGACGGTGTCATCACTTATCCCGCCAACACTGCTGCTCTCATCGAGCCATATCTGCTCCCCGTCAACGGATCAGACGACAAGTGGGCACCCGATCCGGATTCGCTAAACGACCCGTATTGGAAGCCCGAGATTCTCACGAAGACCCTTGAGCTTCTGTTCTTGGCAGGCATTGACGCCCAATTGCACGTTGACGGCGATCTTGCTGTTCGAATCGGTCTCAATGCGGCTGAGTCGTTCCGCAAGAA
This region of Fusarium falciforme chromosome 5, complete sequence genomic DNA includes:
- a CDS encoding Amidohydro-3 domain-containing protein codes for the protein MARGLVSLCVGALLAALNPVAGASTAALPADLVFRNGSIYTMGSCDTPVSALAIHGGKITYVGAENKIKNYIGKKTKVVDLEGRMAMPGLVDSHMHLLSGGLFLLKCDLSYQTLPIEDVIKHIQGCLDGETDKTDDDWLEVVNMDYAGLVDKSGTVGKAQLDKLNTKRPIIVRSSDYHTVIANSRALDLSKIDASTKDPSNGKIVRLPGSNEPSGVLQDDAYNLLVGPPPATEEENLEAGRAALKLLREAGITTFQDAAATKEHHTVFSALKKEGNLTSRAYFDWRIEAPKTLDDVPALVKEVVALFKEYHDSTTIGPKPTTKWQAIKAFIDGVITYPANTAALIEPYLLPVNGSDDKWAPDPDSLNDPYWKPEILTKTLELLFLAGIDAQLHVDGDLAVRIGLNAAESFRKKYPRKSFKLGLAHDELSHEKDWPRFAKLGVDPIVSYQWAQLASSYIPDTFKSIGDDRLDNLQAWAQFEKGGRPLVYGSDWPIDPLDEFLALKVAVTRSGDTENPNSPASQGPPFVGVFPAGEGISRKSALHSITINGARFLRADKQIGSLETGKLADIIVLEKNFFKVPDEELGRQRVLLTMVGGEVLYVADGQDFGVKAKFPNDDKTSIKLARRTIGGFAAKSLSEEGKANAAKLRKRGVCVHKH